TTGAGGCAAGGGTTCCTCAAAAAGTACCACATCAGGTTTTAATATGTTATCACAACCTGGACAAGTTGGAATTTTTTCTTCACTAAAGTTATTGAAAAAATCAAAATAATCATACTGTTTCCTTTTTCCACAAGCTAAACAAACCATTCCAAAAATGTTGCCATGTAACTCTATGACATTTTGAGATCCTCCTCGCTGATGTAATCTATCAATATTTTGAGTTATAACGTGACTATTTTCGGGCCTTGTATTTTCAAATCTTCCGATAGCAGTATGAGCATCATTACATTCAGCTTGACATACAAGTCTTTGTCGTGAGTAAAAGAAATCCCATACCAATTCTGGATTTGAAATAAAGGCAGAGTGTGAAGCAAGTTTCGCTGGGTCGTACTTTTTCCATAAGCCATCCTTATCCCTAAAAGTGGGGATTCCACTTTCCCTTGAAATCCCAGCTCCTGTAAAAAATACGAAATTTTCGGATTTATCAATGATTTTTTGAATTTGAATTATATCTTCCAGGTAATCTCCCTCAATGCCCTCCATGCTGGTTGTTTATTGCTATGGAATTTAAATTCATAGATTTATATAGATTACAAACGTGTTCGTACTAAATAGAGCCTCAAACTACCGTAATTGCTTATCAAAAATATAAGAAACTGTCATATATTTCAGATAGAAAAATGAAAATCCTAGCCTTAGAAACAGATCATTTGAAGAGAATCTTAATGTGACAGGAAGATTTGAATTTGAGTGAACTTGGGATGGTCGTTGATAAAATTACGTTCCTAATATGGTAATATAATTTCAGATGATAAATTATGTTACCATTAGTGAATGCTTACAAACACTACAAGTATTCATTCTTTACTCTGTCCTGGAATTTTGATAATAATTTTTGTACTTTTGGATCGATCACGTAACTACAATACGGTACATTCTTGTTGTTATCATAGTAATTTTTGTGATACTTCTCAGCAGGGTAGAAATTTTTAAAAGGGGTGATTTCAGTGACTATAGGATTAGAGTAAACTTTCTTTTTCTCAATATTTTCTTTCACGAGATTTGCTGTGTCCTTTTGTTTTGGTGTTTGATAAAAAATGGCAGATCGATATTGTGTTCCCACATCATTTCCCTGTCGATTAAGTGTCGTTGGATCATGAGTATACCAAAATATTTCAAAGAGTTTTTCTAGAGGAATGATTTTTGGATCAAATCGGATTTGAATGGCTTCAGCATGACCAGTTTCACCAGTACAAACTTGGTCATACGATGGGTCATCTAGAAATCCTCCTGAATATCCAGGTATGACTGAGACAATTCCCCGAACTCGCTTAAAAACGGCCTCTGTACACCAAAAGCAGCCGTTTGCCAGTGTTATTTCTTCGAAACCATCTGTATTGTTAGAATTTTTGGCTTGTGGGTCGTTCATATGAATAGATAAGCAGCCACCACCCTATTAGATTTATTCACTCCTTTGTGTGTTTTTGAGAGTAATTTAGAGATGCCAAATTAGAACCAGGGTTTGAATTGACAAAAAGTCGTTGAGAAGGTCTATAATATTTTAAAAATAAAACAGAGGCATTTAAGAATGATTTTAACTTTAGCTTATCCTATACAAATAAACCGAATTTTATCAAGAATTTTAAGAATTAATAAATTAATAAAAATAAAGGTAACTACGAAGATTTAAGATTTGTTAATAAAAAGTATCATTGATTTGGTCCTTACTGCAAATCAAGAATAATCTTAATTTCGAATCAGAATACCATCAAGATAAAACAGGTATGAAATTAGAATTGAAACTACCACATTAACATATGTGAAATCAGAACGTATTCAATTTATCGATTTAAAGTTTTTCAAAAATTATACTATACGATCAATTAGTAAGATTATTAAATATTAAGACATTAAAATTTTAATTAACAAAAAAGGATCGTTCTAATTAATCAACTTTGAAGAGGTTGTAATCGTAATTAAATATAAAGGTTATCTCTAACTGATTTTATTCGTTTAAATAATAGAAGATTTATAGTATTTAAAAAATTGGTAACTGTAGATCCTTTTTTCAAAAGTTTTTTTATTCTGTTTATTACAATTATCTTCTTTTCTTTTATTATCTTTTATATGAACAATATTTTGATTGTAGGGCCCAAATCAAATGTAGAAATTATGGCTTTCGCTCAAACCGTAAGTCATATTCAAGGGAAAAACTATGTTTTACTAAATACTACAGATACCAAGAATTGTCCTGAATTTTACGATAATCCTGGAGAAAGTAATAAAACCTTTGCTTCTCCTATAAATAACACATCATCCATCCCCCATAACGGGAGCGGAATAGGTAATATCACCGATCCAGTCGAAGATCCAAAGACAATCACCAATATTTGTCCATTCTTAAAGATAATGTATCCATATGATTGTTCATCAGAAATAAACAGTTTATCGGAAATAATGTGTGATTCAAAGGAAGAAGATCTAAATCAAACTGAAGTCGAAGAGGATGAGGACAATAATGAGGAGGAAGTAGAACAGGCCGAAGAAGAAATACCAGATAATGAAATATTTGACGAAAAAGGTTTGTTGATAGCGGATACAAAATTCAACAAACAATATTCATACGAATTAGTTGACCCTCTTAATTCTGACAAAAAAATAAGAGTTAATTTGGACCTTGGAAAGCACACTCAAGGACATAATAAACACATAAATTCACCCAGGATTGAAATTGAGAGAGAAAACATTAACGGAAGCTTAGACATGAATGCTGCGAAGAACCAAATGATAGTTTGGAAAGGAAACATATTGAATTATTTTGAACAACCAGAAGATAAGTTTGATAATGAAACATATATTGAAATAATGTTTAACACTGGTTTTCACGCGTCTGATGCACCAGATATTGAGCGGAGAGGAATCGGAGTAGTATTTGACGTTTCAAACAGCAGTAACCCATACATTATGGATTATCGTGATGACGGCAGATACTTGAAACTTACAATGAATGATGTAAAAAATTTAGCAGGAGATGATTTTATTTTTCATTCAAACGACAATAGGAGCAAAGACTATTTCCTAAACGATCTCATTAATACTAGTAATGTTACCCTGAAGGTGAAAACTTTTTTGACAGGCGATAATAAACGCGTTATAGAAGCATATATCGATCCTGGTACAGGCAAAGAGATTTGCTATTGGACTTTAAAAGACGCTTCAAAACTGCAACATCATGAGGAAATTAAGGATATAGAGGGATTTATAGAAACAGTTCATCAGGGTTCGGGATTTACCTATGTCCGAACTGACAACATAGATACTCGTCTCGCATCCTTACAATCACTAATTTTAACTAATTAGTGTGGTTGTTACATTTTTTGAAGTAAATTGTCAGTCCTAAATGAGAATTATTGAGCACACACAGATCAATGCACTTTTTTTTCTTCTACATCTTTATTGTCAAATCAAATTCCCCATAAATCTATTGTGTTTACCATAGACAACCAGCAAAGTTCTCAGGTTCTACAAAATTTTATGATCATATATTTAGTATATAGTATATTAAGGATCAATCTTTATACTCCTAGGCCAGTTGAGGTCAATTCAAGTACCATCTGAGGGGTCTATTTGGGTATATCCTTTCAGTTGTGCATTAAGCACTATCCACTATGATCCTGCAAGCGCCTACCCAAAATGACTTTAAGTACACCTAACCCATCCCGTCTTCTCAGAGCATGAATATCAACAGCAAAAGACAAAAATGATTTATAGGCGACATAAACCGAAAAATAATTGATTTCACCTCATCCCCTCAATAAATTTGGGATCTGGATATAAAGGATGTAGTGAATGATTCTTTAGGTAATAAAATCAAGAGGTACCATAATCTATTTTCTAAATTTAGTTAATTCCTTTGCAACAGCATCAATAGTATAGGTCACAGTGAAAGGCTCCCCGCTTGTTTTGTGAAATATTAGTGCATTACCTACGAAATCGAGCGTCCCTGAACTCATTCCCGTTCCATTGATTTCAATAGGCACATCAACCAAGTTTCGGAGATGAGTTATTGCAATGCTCTTATTTCCAGGCAATACTGCATGATAAGGTTCACCATGAGTGGAATCTGGGTTCTTCAATGGTGAGTAAGTATGAAGGACCTCGACTTCTATTGGTTTACTTGCTGTAAATGTTACTGTGCCTGACCAAATCTTACCGTCATTCCTTAATGGAAGAGCAAAAACTACTTCGTGTGATGGCTGGCCTGGATGTCTTACCGGTGCTGGTACCGACATTGAAGTATTTTGAATGGTTATTTCATGCAAAGATAGCTGGTTTGATGATGATGTCTCAGTCGGGGAATTTGTTGTACTATTTGAAATGGATTTTGAGGAACTAGATGCTAAAAAGCTATTAATGTCATTAACAAAACTCGAAAAAGATCCAAATGATACGTTTCCGTTCTCTATCAATGAGGGCGGATATGTTAAATTATTAATGCTACTGTTATTGCTGCTGATGCTGCTAGAGATGTTGTTGATGCTAGTGCTATTCTTGATATTATTAGGTGAATCCAGCTGAGCGTATGAAACTTGATATGAAAAAAATATCATCGTAGCGTTAAAAACAATTAATGCAATGCTTGTTTTGCTAAACAACAGATGCTGTCTCTTTTTAAATGTAATTTCTGTATTCATTGTCTACCTCATAAACGATGTTTAGGAAGTAAAAAATCTTTACTAATCTAAAAATGTCATCATTATGACTTATCCTTACGAACGTCATTTGCGATATTCATTACTTTATGGTTCTGAAATACCAAAACTCAAAAATGTTGATGAAAACACAGATTCAAAAAAGTAAGAAATATGCAAACCCACTTCAACTTTGATATTCTCAGAAGGATAGATCTCCAAAGATCAATAAGCAAGGATTTTCAACTTTTGACAGTATCCATAAATAATTCTATGGATTTTAGATCAAATGGATCCTGGAATGTGAGAAAGAACTGGGTGATACCCAGGTCCACATATTCTCGTATCCTTGCGCATACTTCAGCAGGATTTCCCACAAGACCTTTCTTTAATATTTGATCGTAAACACCTGGTCCCCTCTCCATAGCAAATACCTTTTTTTTGTAATCGAGTTCTTGCTCGGTACTAGCAATAAGTACATCTAATTCAATCGATCTCTTTACCTTTCTATTTTGTTGGTCTTTATCTTCTTTCTTACTTTGGGATTCTAATAATTTTTCAAATCTTTCGTTTAAAGTAAAATATTCGTTTGGCGTCAGATAGGAACATTCCCATACATCTGCATAGGTTGCAGCAATTTTCATCATTCTTTCTTGTTTGGCAGCTACTGTTATAGGAATTCTATTTTTAGGTTTAACAAATGAAGCCCCATGTATTTTATAATATAGACCCTCAAAATTAGTAGCCACAGTGCGCCCAGATTGACCGTAGTCTATATCATAGTTTTCCAGGAATTTTGATAGTAATTGAATGCCTTCGTTGAATAAATCCACACGCTGAGTTGCAGTTGGATAGTTTATTCCAAAAGGATACCACCACTGGAGAGAATATTGGAGGCTTGCACCAGCACCTGTTCTAAATTCAAGCCGTCCATTTGAAAGATCTTGAAAGGTAATTGATTGCTTTACAAGTAAAGCCAAGCTTCTATATTCCGGAAGTATATAAGTTATAACTGGACCGAGTTTAATTTTATTAGTAATTGGGATTAATGCGGAGAGAACAGTCCAACAGTCAAGGTCAATTTCGGTTAACGATTCACCATAATAAAAACCGTAATATCCAAGCTCTTCAGCTAACAAGCATGTTTGCTTAATTTTTTCATAATCCGTTCCCCAAATTTCAAGACAATAATGAATATCATTCAATAAAACAAAGTCCGATGCAATATATTAAAACATCACCTTAGATCCAAATTTGGGTAATCTCGAGATTTTGGATAAGGAAATATATCAGACAATGTTACTTATATATAGTAATAAATACCACTATTTCAGGTTGTACGTCTAGAACAAGACAAATTCATATAGGTGGGGGGATATGGTCGACTGGCTTGCTCTTTGTCGACTATAACATTGGTTGTTTATATACTACTTTCTTTTTAAGGACCACAAAAATAAACATCCAACTCTTTCTGCATCAATCAATCGAACAAAAAAAATAAAAATGGTTTAAAATTAATCTATTCTTGTCTTCTCTTATTCAACGTAGTGATGATGTATCAGCTGATCATAGAACCTTATAGACTTGATGTTTACGAATTCAAACATCCCATGCTTTGATAATTCCCTCCCAAATCCACTATTTTTGATTCCTCCAAATGGAACCCTTGGATCTGATACAACTACATTATTGACTGTGACAATTCCAGCCTGCAATAATTTTGAATATTTCTCGGCTTTACCCAGATTTTGGGTCCAAATGCTTGCACCAAGACCAAATTGTGTATCATTTGCTATTTCCAATGCTTCTTGTTCATCTTCAACTACTATCACGGGGGCAATCGGACCAAATGTTTCTTCTCGAGCTACCTCCATTTTAGGAGTAACATTTTTTAAAATGGTTGGTTTGTAGAAATACCCTTTTTCATTGCCATCATTTTTCTTACCTAATCGCTGTCCACCCGTTACCAATTCTGCACCTTCTTTCAAAGATCTCTTTACCATTTCGTCAATATTTTCTAGTGCAGAAGAGTTTACCAATGGTCCTATATCTGTTTCCTCTGAAAGTGGATCTCCAATTCTTAACTTTTCTGTCTTTTCAGCAAATTTTTCAATAAATTGAGAAGCTACGTTTTTGACGACAATAAAGCGTTTAGATGCTATACAACTTTGTCCACAGTTTATGAAACGTCCTTTTACAGCTCCACTTGATGCTTTATCAATATCTGCGTCCTCACAAACGATAAATGGGTCGCTACCTCCTAACTCTAATACTATTTTTTTCAATTGAGCTGTTGCATGCTTGGCAACCTTTGCACCCACAGGTACACTGCCAGTAAAAGTAACTGCACTAACATCATCAGAGTCGATTAAGTATTCTGCTTCGACCGATGAAGCAATAACTGTCTTAAAAACATTGTCGGGTAAACCAATTTTTTCAAAAATCCTCTCGATTTCTAGACCACATTGCATAGTAACACTGGATGGTTTCAAGATAATGGTATTACCGGCTATCAGTGACGGTGCAGCAAACCTTAGGGCTTGCCAGTAGGGAAAATTCCAGGGCATCAGACTTGCGATTACTCCTAACGGTTCAAATGTGACGATAGATTTCCTTGCATCCGTATTGATAACCTCATCGTGCAAAAACACTCCACCGTTATCTGCAAAATATTCTACAGCCCAGATGCACTTGTCTATTTCGGATCTGGCTTCTTTAACTGTTTTTCCCATCTCTGAAGTAGCGATTCGAGCTAGTCTTTCCTTCTCCTTCTTAAATTCATTCGCAAAAGCATAAAGAAAACCCGATCTTTTTCGGTAATCCTTTTTCCATTCTTTGAAAGCTTTTTTAGATTTATTTGCTAAAGTTGTAATTTCTTCCTTTGAAATTAGTCTATATTCTTTAATTATTTCTTCAGTAGCAGGATTAACAGTGACTATAGTATTAGAGGGTTTTTCATTACTTTTTGTTATATTGTTTTTTTTTAAAGGAACATTATTAGAAATCAATTGATATCCAAGCATCTCCTATTCATGTACTGCAATTTATATCGTACTTTTAATGATTATTGGAATTAAACTTTGCTAATGTCTTGGGCTATAAAATTTTGGTTTTCCGTAAAACTCATATTGATATTTTGGTAGGCGGAGGTCCATCAAATGGTGCCTAGTTGTCAAATCTGGAGCCCTTGCTGAAACGAATTCTCACTCTCCTGATTACAAGATAAATATGTCGAAACAACTTGAAAATGACAAAATAGAATGCAATCGATGTGTTTTAGGGTCAAATTTTAACCTTTGGCAAATTCCATGCGTATTTTATGGCCAATAACCTGATGCCTGTGGCCGAAATAATTCCACTGATTGCTGCCACTACTGGATCGGTCGAGATTATCAATACAAAAAAAACAACTACTCCTACGAAACTAGCTGTTGCATATAGTTCTCTGACAAATACTAATGGTATTTCATTTACTAGGACGTCTCTTAGGATTCCTCCTCCTGTAGCTGTTATCAAACCTCCAACAGAAACTAGAAGAAAATTTGGACCAAAGATAGAATAAGCAATGCTTGCTCCAATTACCGTGAAAACTCCCAATCCTATTGCATCACATTTTAGAAAAATATTCCAGTGTTTTTTCAACCGAGGATATAGAAAAAAAATAGAAAAGCCCGTAACTATGGTTAGAATTAAGTACATCGGATCTGTCAATGCAGCGGGAGGATATTCTCTAAAAATGACATCTCGTATCAATCCACCTGCTAGTCCAGTAACACTAGAAAGAATAACTACTCCTACGATGTCGGCTTTTTGTTCAATTGCTTTGAATGCTCCTGTAATTGCAAATGCTACTGTACCAAAATAATCAAGAAATAGTAATATTTGGGGATAATAGAAAAAGACAAATTGCAAGTCAATCATCCATAGCTAGTAACTTAAATGATATATTTGAGATTGCATTCATCAGTTAGGGTAATTTGGAGTCTAACAAACTGACGATTCCTATTAATCGATTCTCAAAACAAGATTTAGGATCAGAGGCGTTAAATACACTGGTTGATTACTCCTTTGATTCAGCTCCTAGACATGTTCAAATGTAGAAAAGCATGTTATTGCAATATATCGTAAAAATATGATAAGTCACTTGGTTGGTTCTAATATGACCAAAGAAGATTCATGATGATCCCGGTGAAATTGAATAAAATCATAAAAATATACTAATGTTAAAGTTCTAAAATTTGAAAAGATTTGGAAAAATTAAAACGGATTTGGAAATGTTGGCAAAAAGATACCAACTATTGATACTACTATCCAGATAACAACAGCAATCAAAATAGCCTTGAGCCATCCCGTATTATAAAGCCACTTGAGTGATATTAACCAAATAATACCCCCTATAGCGGCTGCAATAAAGCCATATCCAAATACATAAGTAACAATACCAAACATAATTGAGCCTAAAAGAGCAGCAAAGAAGGCAGTTTTAAACCCCTCCTTTTCGCCCATCAGCTTTGTAACGACATAAATTAGAAAAGTGGATATCACTAAACCTATTAAGAAACCTAATATTCCCAAGTATTACTCGGTATTAGGAATTACGAATATTAAGTTTTATCTAGTTTTGAGAATATCTAGTTCACAGAATTTAACTTCCCTCAACCTATAGAATTAGGGTTAGTGCAGGTATGGGTGAGTGCAGGCACTACCCATTACCCCTTTTATTAGCAATCGCTTATGTCGATGAAATGAAAAATTGTAACATTTCTTGTCGTATACGTGATTTATATATTTTAGTAAAAACTAATTAATTGTGTCTGAAAAAATATCAAAAATTCTTATTCTTTTTTATTCAAG
This Candidatus Nitrosocosmicus oleophilus DNA region includes the following protein-coding sequences:
- a CDS encoding SIR2 family NAD-dependent protein deacylase, with product MEGIEGDYLEDIIQIQKIIDKSENFVFFTGAGISRESGIPTFRDKDGLWKKYDPAKLASHSAFISNPELVWDFFYSRQRLVCQAECNDAHTAIGRFENTRPENSHVITQNIDRLHQRGGSQNVIELHGNIFGMVCLACGKRKQYDYFDFFNNFSEEKIPTCPGCDNILKPDVVLFEEPLPQDAWIQAIRLSSECDIMFVIGTSLNVSPANTLPYHAVKNHAVLVEINPNVTEMTSLMDFSIRASASKILTKILCVA
- a CDS encoding trimeric intracellular cation channel family protein, translating into MIDLQFVFFYYPQILLFLDYFGTVAFAITGAFKAIEQKADIVGVVILSSVTGLAGGLIRDVIFREYPPAALTDPMYLILTIVTGFSIFFLYPRLKKHWNIFLKCDAIGLGVFTVIGASIAYSIFGPNFLLVSVGGLITATGGGILRDVLVNEIPLVFVRELYATASFVGVVVFFVLIISTDPVVAAISGIISATGIRLLAIKYAWNLPKVKI
- a CDS encoding LLM class flavin-dependent oxidoreductase, with the translated sequence MNDIHYCLEIWGTDYEKIKQTCLLAEELGYYGFYYGESLTEIDLDCWTVLSALIPITNKIKLGPVITYILPEYRSLALLVKQSITFQDLSNGRLEFRTGAGASLQYSLQWWYPFGINYPTATQRVDLFNEGIQLLSKFLENYDIDYGQSGRTVATNFEGLYYKIHGASFVKPKNRIPITVAAKQERMMKIAATYADVWECSYLTPNEYFTLNERFEKLLESQSKKEDKDQQNRKVKRSIELDVLIASTEQELDYKKKVFAMERGPGVYDQILKKGLVGNPAEVCARIREYVDLGITQFFLTFQDPFDLKSIELFMDTVKS
- a CDS encoding NAD-dependent succinate-semialdehyde dehydrogenase, coding for MISNNVPLKKNNITKSNEKPSNTIVTVNPATEEIIKEYRLISKEEITTLANKSKKAFKEWKKDYRKRSGFLYAFANEFKKEKERLARIATSEMGKTVKEARSEIDKCIWAVEYFADNGGVFLHDEVINTDARKSIVTFEPLGVIASLMPWNFPYWQALRFAAPSLIAGNTIILKPSSVTMQCGLEIERIFEKIGLPDNVFKTVIASSVEAEYLIDSDDVSAVTFTGSVPVGAKVAKHATAQLKKIVLELGGSDPFIVCEDADIDKASSGAVKGRFINCGQSCIASKRFIVVKNVASQFIEKFAEKTEKLRIGDPLSEETDIGPLVNSSALENIDEMVKRSLKEGAELVTGGQRLGKKNDGNEKGYFYKPTILKNVTPKMEVAREETFGPIAPVIVVEDEQEALEIANDTQFGLGASIWTQNLGKAEKYSKLLQAGIVTVNNVVVSDPRVPFGGIKNSGFGRELSKHGMFEFVNIKSIRFYDQLIHHHYVE
- the msrA gene encoding peptide-methionine (S)-S-oxide reductase MsrA, with the protein product MNDPQAKNSNNTDGFEEITLANGCFWCTEAVFKRVRGIVSVIPGYSGGFLDDPSYDQVCTGETGHAEAIQIRFDPKIIPLEKLFEIFWYTHDPTTLNRQGNDVGTQYRSAIFYQTPKQKDTANLVKENIEKKKVYSNPIVTEITPFKNFYPAEKYHKNYYDNNKNVPYCSYVIDPKVQKLLSKFQDRVKNEYL